A part of Micromonospora chersina genomic DNA contains:
- a CDS encoding SRPBCC family protein, whose product MPVDDRSAPAPRLEPRPGFTGVAPDDFPLLHRNGGYPLAQDRWERLVSQVHIPAPADRVWSALTDPEQVAQWLAVCRGGWATADGEAILDFEDGEFFFCRIRDVREPASGGEGRLSYLWRWVGVGPATEVTWQLTATPHGTQVTVVEEAFNPPSDWRSWNGMGWPGILDQLADFIRTGVPWRWPWRRMGPYVQTELPGTTFEVWGLLTSTPATQFWLSRTSGSLDAGSEVGLILGDASGVATMTVTRHVEAYQQFPSYLPRLEFRLGRPGWPGELEGHLWIEPAGLGGSIIQVFHSNWEALSTIAPPLDERKILTGYWVGAFGRAALLCQRAFGDSFPAAPPGRDLDIPADLNGTGNGQRVDAGPHGWSR is encoded by the coding sequence ATGCCCGTGGACGACCGGAGCGCACCCGCTCCCCGGCTGGAGCCCCGACCGGGCTTCACCGGGGTCGCACCCGATGACTTCCCGCTGCTGCACCGCAACGGCGGCTACCCGCTGGCCCAGGACCGCTGGGAGCGGCTGGTCAGCCAGGTCCACATCCCCGCGCCCGCCGACCGGGTCTGGTCGGCGCTCACCGATCCGGAGCAGGTCGCGCAGTGGCTCGCGGTCTGCCGGGGCGGGTGGGCCACCGCCGACGGCGAGGCGATCCTCGACTTCGAGGACGGGGAGTTCTTCTTCTGCCGGATCCGGGACGTGCGGGAGCCGGCCTCGGGCGGCGAGGGCCGGCTGTCGTACCTCTGGCGCTGGGTGGGGGTGGGCCCGGCCACCGAGGTGACCTGGCAGCTCACCGCGACGCCGCACGGCACCCAGGTCACCGTCGTCGAGGAGGCGTTCAACCCGCCGTCGGACTGGCGGTCCTGGAACGGCATGGGCTGGCCCGGCATCCTCGACCAGCTCGCCGACTTCATCCGCACCGGGGTGCCGTGGCGCTGGCCCTGGCGGCGGATGGGCCCCTACGTGCAGACCGAGCTGCCCGGCACCACCTTCGAGGTCTGGGGGCTGCTCACCTCGACCCCCGCCACCCAGTTCTGGCTCAGCCGCACCAGCGGCAGCCTGGACGCCGGCAGCGAGGTCGGCCTGATTCTCGGTGACGCCAGCGGGGTGGCCACCATGACGGTCACCCGGCACGTCGAGGCGTACCAGCAGTTCCCGTCGTACCTGCCGCGGCTGGAGTTCCGCCTCGGGCGGCCGGGCTGGCCGGGTGAGCTGGAGGGGCACCTCTGGATCGAGCCGGCCGGGCTGGGCGGCAGCATCATCCAGGTCTTCCACTCCAACTGGGAGGCGCTGAGCACGATCGCCCCGCCGCTGGACGAACGCAAGATCCTCACCGGCTACTGGGTGGGCGCGTTCGGCCGGGCCGCGCTGCTCTGCCAGCGGGCGTTCGGTGACTCGTTCCCGGCGGCGCCGCCCGGCCGGGACCTGGACATCCCGGCCGACCTGAACGGCACCGGGAACGGTCAGCGGGTCGACGCCGGCCCGCACGGCTGGAGCCGGTAG
- a CDS encoding winged helix-turn-helix transcriptional regulator, with the protein MGLLKDRRTYDQQCGLAYALDVLGERWTLLIVRELLIRPRRYGELLDALQGIGTNLLADRLGFLVEAGLVRPLDPQRRTAGYALTELGERMREPVLSLARFGLTYAAHQPPPAASVTRPAWAILATDAMLDDTRAPGIDEVYGFDVDGEQFHVVVEGGRAVLHPTAAPDATLHVKTDAKTFFQLGVRRLDPLEAVLAGSVQVSGPPAAMSRCLRLLGLAGNPLG; encoded by the coding sequence ATGGGGCTGCTGAAGGACCGACGCACCTACGACCAACAGTGCGGACTGGCCTATGCGCTGGACGTTCTCGGCGAACGCTGGACTTTGCTGATCGTCCGGGAGCTGCTGATCCGGCCCCGTCGCTACGGCGAACTCCTCGATGCTTTGCAAGGAATCGGCACCAACCTTCTGGCCGACCGGCTCGGCTTCCTCGTCGAAGCGGGGCTGGTCCGGCCGCTCGATCCGCAGCGGCGGACCGCGGGCTACGCGCTGACCGAGTTGGGTGAGCGGATGCGGGAGCCGGTGCTGAGCCTGGCCCGGTTCGGCCTGACCTACGCCGCCCACCAGCCGCCGCCGGCCGCTTCGGTGACCCGGCCGGCCTGGGCGATCCTCGCCACCGACGCGATGCTCGACGACACCCGCGCCCCCGGGATCGACGAGGTCTACGGCTTCGACGTCGACGGCGAGCAGTTCCACGTCGTGGTGGAGGGCGGCCGGGCGGTCCTGCACCCCACCGCCGCGCCCGACGCGACACTCCACGTGAAGACCGACGCGAAGACCTTCTTCCAGCTCGGGGTGCGGCGGCTGGACCCGCTGGAGGCGGTGCTCGCCGGCTCGGTGCAGGTCTCCGGGCCGCCGGCCGCCATGTCGCGCTGCCTGCGGCTGCTCGGCCTGGCCGGCAACCCGCTCGGCTGA
- a CDS encoding acyl-CoA thioesterase produces MPDSYVHRHVVTFDETNLVGNVYFAHYLHWQGHCREHFLADHAPGVMAALADGLALVTVDCHADFYAEGSAFDEVEVRMMLDRLDGHRIAMSFDYVRVAPGPPTLLAQGRQTVACMRRAGHGLEPVEVPAELRRALSRYAVVAR; encoded by the coding sequence ATGCCCGACAGCTACGTCCACCGGCACGTGGTGACCTTCGACGAGACGAACCTCGTGGGGAACGTCTACTTCGCCCACTACCTGCACTGGCAGGGCCACTGCCGGGAGCACTTCCTGGCCGACCACGCGCCCGGCGTCATGGCCGCGCTGGCCGACGGGCTGGCCCTGGTGACCGTCGACTGCCACGCCGACTTCTACGCCGAGGGCAGCGCCTTCGACGAGGTCGAGGTGCGGATGATGCTGGACCGGCTGGACGGCCACCGGATCGCGATGTCCTTCGACTACGTCCGGGTGGCGCCCGGCCCGCCGACGCTGCTGGCGCAGGGCCGGCAGACGGTGGCCTGCATGCGCCGGGCCGGGCACGGCCTGGAACCGGTCGAGGTGCCGGCCGAGCTGCGCCGGGCGCTGAGCCGGTACGCGGTGGTGGCCCGATGA
- a CDS encoding AfsR/SARP family transcriptional regulator, translated as MDTVRIKVLGPVAAFRDTTEIPLGPSRQRAVLGYLALHPGQPVPVGALTEAVWGDDAPASGDQLVRTYVARLRQVLEPDTAPRARTNVIASVPGGYRLDVPPDRVDASHFQQLLGRARARQAAGAPHEAFELLDAALGLWQDPTLADLSGLLASPRHLTALRADWVDAGLRHVAVGLSLGQASVVLPVAEQLAAVEPLQEAVQARYLEALTRSGQRAAAVHHYLSVRARLRAELGVEPGPELRRMYAALLHAGDEPGPGVEPPSRAGADEPDRRPGWRGPGPAIGPLIGREDDVARCATLLVAHRAVTIVGPAGCGKSATGLAVAERVAAAFPDGVATVDAAEARDCGEVLRLLAETLELPGPNADPLRAVADKRMLLVLNDVEHLGSRAGEMVEHALHRCPRTAMLVTSRRRLGLAHEAVFRLAPLPLPGTDAPDALPDNPAVRLFVHRAGLVRPGFRLAPADAVTVARICRGLDGLPLAIELAAACLYTDSLDGVLRRVDDPLDELRPQRRGHPQHHRSLRAALHRSLAALAPVERACLARLAAGDRCFSRDEAAARCAGLVPPARLGAVLDRLVDESLLDARPGPGVPRYRLLRTVALAAATVPESGEHQAFHGMVGNQP; from the coding sequence GTGGACACTGTGCGGATAAAGGTGTTGGGCCCGGTCGCCGCGTTCCGTGACACCACCGAGATCCCCCTGGGGCCGTCCCGGCAGCGTGCGGTCCTCGGCTACCTCGCCCTGCACCCCGGGCAGCCGGTCCCGGTCGGCGCGCTCACCGAGGCGGTCTGGGGCGACGACGCCCCGGCCAGCGGCGACCAGCTCGTCCGGACGTACGTGGCGCGGCTGCGCCAGGTGCTGGAGCCGGACACCGCGCCGCGCGCCCGGACCAACGTCATCGCCTCGGTGCCCGGCGGCTACCGGCTCGACGTGCCGCCGGACCGCGTCGACGCGTCGCACTTCCAGCAGCTGCTCGGCCGGGCCCGGGCCCGGCAGGCGGCCGGCGCGCCGCACGAGGCCTTCGAGCTGCTCGACGCGGCGCTCGGGCTCTGGCAGGACCCGACCCTCGCCGACCTCAGTGGCCTGCTGGCCAGCCCCCGGCACCTCACCGCGCTGCGCGCCGACTGGGTCGATGCCGGCCTGCGCCACGTCGCCGTGGGGCTGAGCCTCGGCCAGGCGTCGGTGGTGCTCCCGGTGGCCGAGCAGCTCGCGGCCGTCGAGCCGCTCCAGGAGGCGGTGCAGGCCCGCTACCTGGAGGCGTTGACCCGCAGTGGGCAGCGGGCCGCCGCCGTGCACCACTACCTGAGCGTCCGGGCCCGGCTCCGCGCCGAACTCGGTGTCGAGCCCGGTCCGGAGCTGCGCCGGATGTACGCCGCCCTGCTGCACGCCGGGGACGAGCCGGGGCCGGGCGTCGAACCGCCGTCCCGGGCCGGGGCGGACGAACCCGACCGGCGGCCCGGCTGGCGCGGACCCGGCCCGGCGATCGGCCCGCTGATCGGCCGGGAGGACGACGTCGCCCGCTGCGCCACGCTGCTCGTCGCGCACCGGGCCGTCACCATCGTCGGGCCGGCCGGCTGCGGCAAGTCGGCCACCGGGCTGGCGGTCGCCGAACGCGTCGCCGCCGCGTTCCCCGACGGCGTGGCCACTGTCGACGCGGCCGAGGCCCGGGACTGCGGCGAGGTGCTGCGGCTGCTGGCCGAGACGCTGGAACTGCCGGGGCCGAACGCCGACCCGCTGCGCGCCGTAGCCGACAAGCGGATGCTGCTGGTGCTCAACGACGTCGAGCACCTCGGCTCGCGGGCCGGCGAGATGGTGGAGCATGCCCTGCACCGCTGCCCGCGCACGGCCATGCTGGTCACCTCCCGCCGCCGGCTCGGGCTCGCCCACGAGGCGGTGTTCCGGCTCGCACCCCTGCCGCTGCCCGGGACCGATGCCCCGGACGCGCTGCCGGACAACCCGGCCGTGCGCCTCTTCGTCCACCGGGCCGGGCTGGTCCGGCCCGGCTTCCGCCTCGCCCCGGCGGACGCGGTGACCGTGGCGCGTATCTGCCGCGGGCTGGACGGCCTGCCGCTGGCCATCGAACTGGCCGCCGCCTGCCTCTACACCGACAGCCTCGACGGGGTGCTGCGCCGGGTCGACGACCCGCTGGACGAGTTGCGGCCACAGCGGCGCGGCCATCCGCAGCACCACCGTTCGCTGCGCGCCGCGCTGCACCGCAGCCTGGCCGCGCTCGCCCCGGTCGAGAGGGCCTGCCTGGCCCGCCTGGCCGCCGGTGACCGGTGCTTCTCGCGCGACGAGGCGGCCGCCCGCTGCGCCGGCCTGGTCCCGCCGGCCCGGCTCGGGGCCGTGCTCGACCGGCTCGTCGACGAGTCCCTGCTGGACGCCCGGCCCGGGCCGGGCGTCCCGCGGTACCGGCTCCTCCGCACGGTGGCGCTGGCGGCGGCCACCGTGCCGGAGAGCGGGGAGCATCAGGCGTTCCACGGCATGGTCGGGAACCAGCCGTAG
- a CDS encoding ABC1 kinase family protein — MLPENPLPGDRPAGLSRTIPRQSRLALATRGAFVVASSAAHLLPAAAGAAVLRPLRGRTAAARFFYRRLVRHLQRLGPAPVKFGQIMGTRRDLLPPLLCDELGRLHDRVRPMSGRQVRRALREAYGPDLSRHFTEVETTARASGSIAGVYRAVRPDGREVALKLQRPGIRRRMALDLALIHGAAALAEKLPPGRGVPLAELTGFVCAAVLGQLDFAGERTNLAELRRNFAESDNVWIPATLPELCRPNCLAMEFIPDLVARPVAEIDPARRPRLAARTVSAVYQMLFLDGFVHCDLHPGNVYFKGPRVVVLDAGFSIRLDPTVRRQFADFFLGLALGRGRQCGEVVVDSAVRVAPDADVDGFIGRVAELVKRNTGVPAKEFQLTRFGTELFTLQRDFGLYAASEFVFPLLSLLVIEGTVRDLDPDIDFQAAARPMLLRAAAETAHLAPQRRAG; from the coding sequence ATGCTCCCGGAGAACCCCCTCCCCGGCGACCGCCCCGCCGGACTCTCCCGCACCATCCCCCGCCAGTCCCGCCTGGCCCTGGCCACCCGTGGCGCGTTCGTGGTGGCCAGCAGCGCCGCACACCTGCTGCCCGCGGCGGCCGGCGCGGCGGTGCTGCGACCCCTGCGCGGCCGCACCGCGGCGGCCCGCTTCTTCTACCGCCGGCTGGTCCGGCACCTGCAACGACTCGGCCCGGCGCCGGTCAAGTTCGGCCAGATCATGGGCACCCGGCGGGACCTCCTGCCGCCCCTGCTCTGCGACGAGCTGGGCCGGCTGCACGACCGGGTCCGGCCGATGTCCGGCCGGCAGGTGCGCCGCGCGCTGCGCGAGGCGTACGGGCCGGACCTGAGCCGGCACTTCACCGAGGTCGAGACGACGGCGCGGGCCAGCGGCAGCATCGCCGGCGTCTACCGGGCCGTCCGGCCGGACGGCCGGGAGGTGGCGCTGAAGCTGCAACGCCCCGGCATCCGCCGCCGGATGGCGCTCGACCTGGCCCTCATCCACGGCGCGGCGGCGCTGGCGGAGAAGCTGCCGCCGGGCCGCGGGGTGCCGCTGGCCGAGCTGACCGGTTTCGTCTGCGCGGCAGTGCTCGGGCAGCTCGACTTCGCCGGCGAACGGACCAACCTGGCCGAGCTGCGGCGCAACTTCGCCGAGTCCGACAACGTGTGGATCCCGGCGACGCTCCCGGAGCTGTGCCGGCCCAACTGCCTGGCCATGGAGTTCATCCCGGACCTGGTGGCCCGCCCGGTCGCCGAGATCGATCCGGCCCGCCGGCCCCGGCTGGCCGCCCGCACCGTGAGCGCGGTCTACCAGATGCTCTTCCTGGACGGCTTCGTCCACTGTGACCTGCACCCGGGGAACGTCTACTTCAAGGGACCCCGGGTGGTCGTGCTGGACGCCGGGTTCAGCATCCGGCTCGACCCGACCGTACGCCGGCAGTTCGCCGACTTCTTCCTCGGCCTGGCGCTGGGACGGGGCCGGCAGTGCGGCGAGGTGGTGGTGGACAGCGCGGTCCGGGTGGCGCCCGACGCGGACGTCGACGGCTTCATCGGCCGGGTCGCCGAGCTGGTCAAGCGGAACACCGGGGTGCCGGCCAAGGAGTTCCAGCTCACCCGCTTCGGCACCGAACTGTTCACCCTGCAACGGGACTTCGGCCTGTACGCCGCGTCCGAGTTCGTCTTCCCGCTGCTGTCGCTGCTGGTGATCGAGGGGACCGTCCGCGACCTCGACCCCGACATCGACTTCCAGGCGGCGGCCCGCCCGATGCTGCTGCGCGCCGCCGCCGAGACCGCCCACCTGGCCCCGCAGCGCCGGGCCGGCTGA
- a CDS encoding DUF6073 family protein, whose protein sequence is MSTKSVLFGRPVQTEGVPNVYAGAPVVPWTPPEPGIDNLGINSIDTFAVPGVGEYTVAFDGWVRVVRSPSTSGEWADAEVYTNLIEMKMVGECEELGKITVTLNPDCLSAGQIRTPFDPYAGEGPSAKACRMAVGAIFDMPKLGLKLMNREPIILTIDDVRSIPPAGAPGKGQIYRMMPLLDVNDPDGQPVAYLTSLRFNMGGYLKPDQM, encoded by the coding sequence ATGAGCACCAAGAGCGTTCTTTTCGGTCGCCCGGTCCAGACCGAGGGCGTGCCGAACGTCTACGCCGGCGCCCCGGTCGTCCCGTGGACCCCGCCGGAGCCCGGCATCGACAACCTGGGCATCAACTCGATCGACACCTTCGCGGTGCCGGGCGTGGGCGAGTACACGGTCGCCTTCGACGGCTGGGTGCGGGTGGTCCGGTCGCCGTCCACCTCGGGCGAGTGGGCCGACGCCGAGGTCTACACCAACCTCATCGAGATGAAGATGGTCGGTGAGTGCGAGGAGCTCGGCAAGATCACCGTCACGCTCAACCCGGACTGCCTCTCGGCCGGCCAGATCCGCACCCCGTTCGACCCGTACGCGGGTGAGGGGCCGTCGGCCAAGGCCTGCCGGATGGCGGTCGGCGCGATCTTCGACATGCCGAAGCTCGGGCTGAAGCTGATGAACCGCGAGCCGATCATCCTGACCATCGACGACGTGCGCAGCATCCCGCCGGCGGGCGCCCCGGGCAAGGGCCAGATCTACCGGATGATGCCGCTGCTCGACGTCAACGACCCGGACGGCCAGCCGGTCGCGTACCTGACCAGCCTCCGGTTCAACATGGGCGGCTACCTGAAGCCCGACCAGATGTGA
- a CDS encoding copper resistance protein CopC, with the protein MTSADPRRGVALRRVPAALVLLIGAVVLLRPLFRVPEDPVVTATPARGAVLAAAPPAVELAFGSRPRRGDAHVTVTAAAGQRVDRGVATIQGTGVRETLPPLDEGWYVVAYHVTLTDGSEPSGAYAFAVGRPAGPPPPVDADAAAPAEAEGHAGHAGPPDPLTLAVLAANAVVLVVLGARLVWWRRRRRSG; encoded by the coding sequence ATGACCTCAGCGGATCCCCGCCGGGGCGTGGCGCTGCGCCGCGTCCCGGCGGCGCTGGTGCTGCTGATCGGCGCGGTGGTGCTGCTGCGGCCGCTGTTCCGGGTGCCGGAGGACCCGGTGGTGACCGCCACGCCGGCCCGCGGGGCGGTGCTCGCCGCCGCCCCGCCGGCCGTGGAGCTGGCCTTCGGCAGCCGCCCTCGCCGGGGCGACGCGCACGTCACGGTCACCGCCGCCGCCGGGCAGCGGGTCGATCGCGGCGTGGCCACGATCCAGGGCACGGGGGTACGCGAGACGCTGCCCCCGCTCGACGAGGGCTGGTACGTGGTGGCGTACCACGTGACCCTCACCGACGGGTCCGAGCCCAGCGGCGCGTACGCCTTCGCGGTCGGCCGTCCGGCGGGCCCGCCGCCACCGGTGGACGCCGACGCGGCGGCGCCCGCGGAGGCCGAGGGCCACGCCGGCCACGCCGGGCCGCCCGATCCGCTGACCCTGGCGGTGCTGGCCGCCAACGCCGTGGTGCTGGTGGTGCTGGGCGCCCGGCTGGTCTGGTGGCGACGCCGCCGGAGGTCCGGATGA
- a CDS encoding NADPH-dependent F420 reductase codes for MTVGIVGRGRMGRGLAEAVRQAGLHPLLVPGRADPRRVADLLDRAALVVLAVPFPAAVEFLRGPAGRRGRGRTLVDPTNPVFCEPPVVPPGRSGGELLAELAADRASGPDHPGEGWRVAKAFNTVPAGVLARCRVNGLPVSLPVAADHPAALRDVFALARALGFAPLDAGGIRTARHLEALTGLLMAVSDRQGLRGQVSIHIGVPSGDRTVWEPACRAG; via the coding sequence ATGACCGTCGGCATCGTGGGCCGGGGCCGGATGGGCCGGGGCCTGGCCGAGGCGGTCCGGCAGGCCGGCCTCCACCCCCTCCTGGTGCCGGGCCGGGCCGACCCGCGCCGGGTGGCCGACCTGCTCGACCGGGCCGCGCTTGTGGTGCTCGCGGTGCCGTTCCCCGCCGCGGTCGAGTTCCTGCGGGGCCCGGCCGGGCGGCGCGGCCGGGGTCGCACCCTCGTCGACCCCACGAACCCGGTGTTCTGCGAGCCGCCGGTGGTGCCGCCCGGCCGCTCCGGCGGCGAACTGCTGGCCGAACTCGCCGCCGACCGGGCCTCCGGCCCGGACCATCCGGGCGAGGGCTGGCGGGTGGCGAAGGCGTTCAACACGGTGCCGGCCGGGGTGCTGGCCCGGTGCCGGGTCAACGGCCTGCCGGTGTCGCTGCCGGTCGCCGCCGACCATCCGGCGGCGCTGCGGGACGTCTTCGCGCTGGCCCGGGCACTGGGCTTCGCGCCACTGGACGCCGGGGGCATCCGCACGGCCCGCCACCTGGAGGCGCTGACCGGGCTGCTGATGGCGGTCAGCGACCGGCAGGGCCTGCGCGGCCAGGTGTCCATCCACATCGGCGTGCCGAGCGGCGACCGGACCGTGTGGGAGCCGGCGTGCCGGGCCGGCTGA